A part of Crassostrea angulata isolate pt1a10 chromosome 5, ASM2561291v2, whole genome shotgun sequence genomic DNA contains:
- the LOC128185047 gene encoding cystatin-A2-like codes for MAHQMYVFVVCACFLGFSAALGGPRFRTGGLSTDALPVDAGAREVVNSVKDDIVARLPAEEAGTGIFEPISYKTQVVAGTNYFVKIKTAADRYIHARIYRHFSGSTSLSDVQTGKTLEDEIMYF; via the exons ATGGCGCACCAGATGTACGTATTTGTCGTGTGTGCTTGTTTTCTCGGATTTTCGGCTGCCCTGGGCGGTCCCCGTTTCAGAACAGGGGGTCTTTCTACCGACGCTCTGCCTGTGGACGCTGGAGCCCGAGAGGTTGTGAATagt GTGAAGGACGACATTGTGGCACGTTTACCTGCTGAAGAGGCGGGGACCGGGATATTTGAGCCAATTTCATACAAAACGCAAGTAGTTGCTGGGACCAACTACTTTGTGAAg ATCAAGACGGCTGCTGATCGCTATATCCACGCTCGTATTTACCGTCATTTCTCCGGAAGTACCTCTCTGTCCGACGTCCAGACAGGGAAAACCCTAGAGGACGAAATCATGTACTTCTAG